A region from the Spirochaeta thermophila DSM 6192 genome encodes:
- a CDS encoding carbohydrate ABC transporter permease: MFIQKQYGIIRDHDLRSPVVLMGYIGLILLCVFFVVVAFAPILWLFFASFKDIREFVREPTFLPRSFDFSRFVKTWNDLKFVRYYRNSLISVTGCVISAVFFNGLLAYALSKVRPRGSKLVFTLVLWSLLIPPTTSIVPLFMNIVRLGMVGTFFPIWFSFGANAFYVILFKNFFDTIPQSLVEASRLDGCNEFQIFRRVVLPLSRPIVMVVVIYAVNAAWSDFLLPYLVLTNSGLETVMVRLFQFRGSYTTEVDILRAIVFAVIPPVVLFVLFQKQITEMAAHSGIKG, translated from the coding sequence ATGTTCATTCAGAAGCAGTACGGCATCATCCGAGACCACGACCTGCGTTCGCCCGTGGTGCTCATGGGCTACATAGGGCTCATCCTGCTGTGTGTCTTCTTCGTGGTGGTGGCGTTCGCTCCCATTCTCTGGCTCTTCTTCGCGAGTTTCAAGGATATCCGGGAGTTCGTGAGGGAGCCGACCTTCCTCCCTCGGTCGTTCGATTTCAGCAGGTTCGTGAAGACGTGGAACGATCTCAAGTTCGTGCGGTACTACCGGAATTCGCTCATTTCGGTGACGGGGTGTGTGATCTCTGCGGTCTTCTTCAACGGTCTGCTCGCGTACGCCCTCTCGAAGGTGAGGCCGCGGGGGTCGAAGCTCGTCTTCACTTTAGTGCTCTGGAGCCTCCTCATACCGCCTACCACGAGCATCGTGCCGCTGTTCATGAACATCGTGCGTTTGGGGATGGTCGGTACGTTCTTTCCCATCTGGTTCTCGTTCGGGGCGAATGCCTTCTACGTGATCCTCTTCAAGAACTTCTTCGATACCATCCCGCAGTCGCTCGTCGAGGCTTCGAGGCTGGACGGGTGCAATGAGTTCCAGATCTTCCGGAGGGTGGTGCTGCCGCTGAGCAGGCCGATCGTGATGGTGGTGGTGATCTATGCCGTGAATGCGGCCTGGTCGGATTTCCTCCTGCCGTACCTGGTGCTCACCAATTCGGGGCTCGAGACGGTGATGGTGCGGCTCTTCCAGTTCAGGGGGAGCTACACCACCGAGGTGGATATCCTCAGGGCCATCGTGTTCGCGGTGATTCCGCCGGTGGTGCTCTTCGTCCTGTTCCAGAAGCAGATCACCGAGATGGCGGCTCATTCGGGTATAAAGGGATAA
- a CDS encoding ABC transporter substrate-binding protein, giving the protein MKRVVSLVALLLLLVGTLSAGGAGEQSAQKEMVVLKLGIWPEETMTGDIELHKEYVKRFQQKYPNVKVVPQHYKYSVDTFVPLAESGQLPTIFETWFTEPQKLIAGGFVKDVTDELVQLGWIDKMNPSVRQLLSDENGRVYGVPRDAYALGLMLNVALFREAGLVDANGLPKYPKTWQELAETAKIIKEKTGQAGMVILAKDNAGGWHFTNIAWSFGARFEVQKDGKWIAQIDTPEVKAALQFVRDLKWKYDVLTPDPTSEDWGTGFRGIGTGTAAMYLAAQDAVNQPTMTYGLPVEDLALVPVPAGPGGQYSLMGGTPYMFAANATKDEVLAALGYLEIMGKAPVLTDDVIEGLRADAANRKANGVPVIPTFPAWTDPEYLKVQDEILAEYRNVDMRLYQDYYDVIKKPGVLRPEEPMLAQDLYAELTKLLQAVLTDENADIDTLLARAQKNFQSLLDAQVNNK; this is encoded by the coding sequence AGTCGGCCCAGAAGGAGATGGTGGTCCTCAAGCTGGGCATCTGGCCCGAGGAGACCATGACCGGCGACATCGAACTCCACAAGGAGTACGTGAAGCGGTTCCAGCAGAAGTATCCCAATGTGAAGGTGGTGCCCCAGCACTACAAGTACAGCGTGGATACCTTCGTCCCGCTCGCCGAGTCGGGCCAGCTTCCCACGATCTTCGAGACGTGGTTCACCGAGCCCCAGAAGCTCATCGCCGGCGGCTTCGTGAAGGATGTCACCGATGAGCTCGTCCAGCTCGGCTGGATCGACAAGATGAACCCCTCGGTCCGCCAGCTTCTCTCGGATGAGAACGGTCGGGTGTACGGCGTGCCGCGTGATGCCTATGCCCTCGGGCTCATGCTGAACGTGGCGCTCTTCCGCGAGGCGGGGCTTGTCGATGCGAACGGTCTTCCCAAGTATCCGAAGACGTGGCAGGAGCTCGCCGAGACCGCGAAGATCATCAAGGAGAAGACCGGCCAGGCCGGTATGGTCATCCTCGCCAAGGACAACGCGGGCGGCTGGCACTTCACGAACATCGCGTGGAGCTTCGGTGCGCGCTTCGAGGTCCAGAAGGACGGCAAGTGGATCGCCCAGATCGATACCCCGGAGGTGAAGGCCGCCCTCCAGTTCGTGCGCGATCTCAAGTGGAAGTATGATGTGCTCACTCCCGATCCCACGAGCGAGGACTGGGGTACCGGGTTCAGGGGGATCGGTACCGGGACTGCTGCCATGTATCTCGCGGCCCAGGACGCCGTGAACCAGCCCACCATGACGTACGGGCTTCCTGTCGAGGATCTGGCGCTGGTGCCGGTGCCTGCCGGTCCGGGGGGACAGTATTCGCTCATGGGTGGTACGCCGTACATGTTCGCCGCGAACGCCACGAAGGACGAGGTCCTGGCGGCGCTCGGATATCTCGAGATCATGGGTAAGGCCCCCGTGCTCACCGACGACGTGATCGAGGGGCTCAGGGCCGATGCGGCCAACCGCAAGGCCAACGGTGTGCCCGTGATCCCCACCTTCCCCGCATGGACCGATCCTGAGTACCTCAAGGTGCAGGACGAGATCCTCGCCGAGTACCGCAACGTGGACATGAGGCTCTACCAGGACTACTATGACGTGATCAAGAAGCCCGGTGTCCTCAGGCCGGAGGAGCCCATGCTCGCGCAGGACCTCTACGCCGAGCTCACCAAGTTGCTCCAGGCGGTGCTCACCGACGAGAACGCCGACATCGATACCCTGCTCGCGAGGGCCCAGAAGAACTTCCAGTCGCTCCTCGATGCGCAGGTGAACAACAAGTAG
- a CDS encoding carbohydrate ABC transporter permease produces the protein MGTLQRGISGTGRGRVSPWDAAGWLLMLPTVVLFAFFVWEPLLESIRLSLYSAKGVRLQEFVGFKNYVDVVRHPDFWAAVRNTFLYTFWSLVIGFMVPIVMAVSINEMFAFRSFYKIGVYLPNVVPGMATVLLWAFLFRPGETGALNILLGKLGYPPQPWLSNPQWTIPLIVATLTWKSAGATTLIYIAGLQGIPSELYEASIIDGAGIWARVRHITIPQIFNLARTLLILQIIFVFQILYEPLVMTNGGPNNASVSLMLLVFRYAFEKYDYPKAGAVSVIISLILVFLTWLYFKLVKEQDTQGA, from the coding sequence ATGGGTACGTTACAGCGAGGGATTTCAGGCACAGGAAGGGGGAGGGTTTCTCCCTGGGATGCGGCAGGGTGGCTCCTCATGCTTCCCACGGTGGTGCTCTTCGCCTTCTTCGTGTGGGAGCCCCTTCTGGAGAGTATTCGACTTTCCCTCTATTCGGCGAAGGGGGTGCGTCTCCAGGAGTTCGTGGGGTTCAAGAATTACGTGGATGTGGTGCGGCATCCAGACTTCTGGGCAGCGGTCCGCAACACCTTCCTCTACACCTTCTGGTCGCTGGTGATCGGGTTCATGGTGCCGATAGTGATGGCTGTCTCCATCAACGAGATGTTCGCATTCAGGTCGTTCTACAAGATAGGGGTATACCTCCCCAACGTGGTGCCGGGGATGGCCACGGTGCTGCTGTGGGCCTTTCTCTTCAGGCCCGGAGAGACGGGTGCGCTCAACATCCTCCTGGGGAAGCTTGGATATCCTCCTCAGCCCTGGCTCAGCAATCCCCAGTGGACGATCCCCCTCATCGTAGCGACGCTCACCTGGAAGAGCGCAGGGGCGACCACGCTCATCTACATCGCGGGGTTGCAGGGAATTCCCTCGGAGCTCTACGAGGCTTCGATTATAGACGGGGCGGGGATATGGGCGAGGGTCCGCCACATCACCATTCCCCAGATCTTCAACCTCGCACGTACCTTGCTCATCCTGCAGATCATCTTCGTCTTCCAGATCCTCTACGAACCGCTCGTGATGACGAACGGGGGGCCCAACAACGCATCGGTGTCCCTCATGCTCCTGGTCTTCAGGTATGCGTTCGAGAAGTACGACTATCCCAAGGCCGGGGCGGTGTCGGTCATCATCTCGCTCATCCTCGTGTTCCTCACCTGGTTGTATTTCAAGCTGGTGAAGGAACAGGACACCCAGGGGGCCTAG